ATATGAGAATTCATTTACAATGAACAACTCATTCCCTGTTTCTGTTTGAGCATGTCTCAAATCTCACGTCTCACATCTATCTACTAATTGAAAGTTTTCACGATATCTACAAAATCGCGCGATTTTAATGATGCACCGCCAATCAGGCCGCCATCAATATCTCCCTGGGCAAATAACTCAGCAGCATTTTTAGGGTTGCAGCTACCGCCATAAAGGATAGTAGTAGCATCAGCAACTTCCTGGTTGTATTTAGCGGCAATTTCTTTACGGATAAACTCGTGAATTTCCTGCGCTTGTGCTGATGTTGCGGTAACACCGGTACCTATAGCCCAAACAGGTTCGTAAGCAATAACCAGTTTGCCGAAATCTTCGGCGTTAAGATGGAAAATACCTTCAACCAGTTGGGTTTTGATCACATCAAAATGAGTTTCGGTTTCACGCTCCTGCAAAGTTTCGCCAATGCAAAAAATCGGGGTTAAATCATGCTTCAAAACCGTATCAGTTTTTTGAGCAAGCAAAGCATTGGTTTCACCAAAATACTGGCGGCGCTCCGAGTGACCCAAGATCACATAAGCAGCACCAGTTGATTTGATCATTTTTGCAGAGATCTCGCCGGTGTAAGCACCGCTTTCGGCCTGGTGTGCGTTTTGCGCACCTACTGCAACCTTATTATAACCTTTGGCCAGTTGTACCAAACTGTGAATGTGGATAAACGGGCTGCAAATTACAGCTTGCTGTGTACCGGTAATTTCATCATTTACGATATTGATGATCTCTGAAAACAAAGCTAAACCCTCGTTGTAGTCAAGGTTCATTTTCCAGTTGCCGGCAACAATTTTCTTTCTCATGTTGTTTTATGTTGTTTAGTGAATGGGTTGTTTTATTTAGTGAATGGTTGATTGGGTTGATTGAGTGAGTGGTTGGCTTATTTAATATAAACATGATAACTACTCACCTATTCAACCCAATCAACCATTCACCCTTACATAAAAAGTTGTCTGTATTCTTCTGTTTGTTCAAATACTGCTTTCAGCAGGTTTTGCTCTACCTCGTTAAAGGTACGGTGCTCGCGGCGGTCAAAAACCCGTTGCGTTGTTTCCAGCATCTTGTTAAACGCGTAAACCTCAAAACCTTTTGCACCACCCCACGAAAAATCGGGCACAAAATTACTGGGGAAGCCCGCCCCGAAAACATTGGCCCCCACCCCCACCACTGTGCCGGTATTAAACATGGTGTTGATGCCGCATTTGGCATGGTCGGCCATGATTAATCCGCAAAACTGCAATCCTGTTTTGCGGAAACGGGTTGTGGTATAATCCCAAAGCTTTACTTCGGCGTAGTTGTTTTTAAGATTGGAGTTATTTGAATCGGCACCGATGTTGCACCACTCGCCCAGCACCGAGTTACCTAAATAGCCCTCATGCCCTTTTGATGAATATCCCCAGATGATAGCGTTGTTAATCTCGCCACCCACCCTCGAATACGGGCCAACCGTAGTGGCACCATAAATTTTAGCACCCATCTTCACCTGCGAATGTTCGCAGATAGCGAAAGCTCCGCGGATGTTGGTACCTTCCCATACCTGGGTATTGGCCGATAAATAAATTGGGCCGTTATGGGTATTAAAAGTTGAGCATTCGGCCACCGCACCTTCCTCGGCAAAAAAATCAGTACCTATAATGGTATTGGTGGGGCTAATGGAAGCACTCGTACGGCCTTTGGTTAACAACTGAAAATCCTTACGCAGCTCGATATCGTTCTTCCTGAAAATATCTTCGGGGTATTTAATGGCAACAAATAAATTGGTATAGACCACTAAATCGCCAAAATCAGCCCCGGCATCAAACGCGGCAGCATCAGTGGCGTTAAGGCGAACTGCTATCAGCTGATCATTATACTTTAACGCCTGACCGGTTTGTAGCTTATCAATAGCTTCAAGCAGGCCCTCATCGGGGCATACAGCACCGTTTATAAAAATATTATCGGCCTCAATTTTTACAGGAAATTTAGCCTGTAAATAATCAAGCGTATGGAATGAATAGGTGCTGTTAAGGTATTTAGCCCATTTTTCGGCAATGGTCATGATACCGATGCGCAGATCGGCAACCGGCCGGGTATAAGTGAGGGGCAGTAGCGTTTGGTGTGCGTTATCGTCGAAAAGGATAATTGCCATGGCGCAAAAATAAAAAAAGTCCCGACTGCAAAGCCGGGACCTGTAAATATTTAGTCACACAAAAATTACTTTTTGGCGTAACGTGAGCGGAATTTATCGATACGACCTGCAGTATCAACCAGTTTCATTTTACCGGTGTAGAAAGGGTGCGAAGTGTGAGAAATCTCTAATTTAACCAATGGATATTCGTTACCATCTTCCCATTTAACGGTTTCGCGGGTATCGATGCAAGATTTAGTGATAAAAGAATAGTCGTTAGACATATCTTTAAATACAACTAATCTGTAATTTGATGGATGCAGATCTTTTTTCATTATCTATATATAAACTTACCTTCTGTACTTTTTACTTAAAAGAGGTGCAAATGTAATAATAAAAGTGAATATCAGAAACGTAAAAATAAAAATATTATCTGAATCAGAATTTACAGAATTTTAGGATTAACAGAATACCAACTGTAACTATCGAATCAAAACTAAGTATTTATAAAATAAGTCTTTCCAATTCTGAAAATCCTAAAATTCTGTAAATTCTGATTCAGACAATCTCCTGGCACAACTCTATTAGTATCCCATTAGCACTCTTCGGATGCACAAAACAAACCAGTTTATTATCAGCGCCACGTTTAGGCTCATCATTTAATAAAACAAAACCCTCTGCTTTAAGCCGCTTCATTTCCGCTTCAATGTCGTCTACGTCAAAAGCGATATGGTGTATCCCCTCCCCTTTTTTAGTTATAAACTTAGCTATAGCACTATCATCATTAAGCGCTTCCAGCAATTCAATTTTATTTGGCCCGCTTTGCAAAAAAGCGGTGAGCACATGCTCGCTCTCAACAGTTTCGGTTTTGTATACCGGTGTATTGAGCAGTTTTGAGTAGATCTCGCCCGCTTGTTTAACACTGTTAACCGCTATGCCTATGTGCTCAACTTTGTTCATGTCCAAATATTGTAAATTATTGGTCAGCTTTAATTGTTTGCGAAGTATTTTAGCTGAATTTCAATAAAAACTTGCTTATCTTTGTTCTGTTAATATTTCAGAAGGAACTATGAATATCCCAATTTATTTAGATAACAATGCAACCACCCCAATGGACCCGAGGGTTTTGGAGGCCATGATACCATATTTTACACAAAAATTTGGTAACGCGGCAAGCCGTAACCACGCTTTTGGCTGGGTTGCAGAGGAGGCAGTTGATTACGCACGCGAACAGGTAGCCAAATTGATCGGCGCATCTGAAAAAGAGATCATCTTTACCTCTGGTGCTACAGAATCAGATAACCTTGCTATTAAAGGGGTATTTGAAATGTATAAAGATAAAGGTAACCACATTATAACCGCGGTAACCGAACATAAAGCTGTGCTCGATGCCTGCAAACACGTTGAAAAAATGGGCGGTAAGGTAACTTACCTTGCTGTTAAAGAAGACGGTTTGGTTGACCTTGCCGAGCTTGAAGCAGCCATGACCCCAGAAACTATCCTGGTATCGATCATGTATGGCAACAACGAGATCGGTGTTATTCAACCGGTTAAAGAAATTGCAGCCATCGCTCACAAACATGGCGCTTTATTCATGACCGATGCTACACAAGCTGTTGGTAAAATTCCGGTTGATGTTAACGCCGATGGTATCGACCTTTTAGCATTATCTGCACATAAAATGTATGGACCTAAAGGTGTTGGCGCATTATACGTTCGCCGTAAAGGACCAAGGGTTAAAGTTACCGCCCAGATGGACGGTGGTGGCCACGAGCGCGGCATGCGTTCAGGTACCCTTAACGTACCGGGCATTGTTGGCTTAGGTAAAGCCTGCGAACTTTGCATTGCAGAGATGGAAAGCGAAGCAAAACGCCTTTCAGCTTTACGCGATAAATTGCAATCAGCGTTAACCGTATTGGAAGAAAGCTATGTAAACGGTAACGTTGAACACCGCTTACCACACGTAGCCAACATTTCATTTAAATATGTTGAAGGCGAAGGTTTGATGATGGCCATGAAAGATCTGGCTGTATCATCAGGTTCGGCCTGTACTTCGGCTTCGTTAGAGCCATCTTATGTATTGAAAAGCTTAGGCCTGTCTGATGACCTGGCACACTCTTCTATCCGTTTTGGTTTAGGCCGTTTCACTACCGAAGAGGAAGTTGATTACGCTGTTGAAGTAACCAAAAAAGCGGTTACCCACCTGCGCGAACTTTCACCACTTTGGGAAATGTTTAAAGAAGGTATCGACCTTAACTCAATTGAGTGGGCGGAACATTAATTTGATTTCGGATTTGGGATTTTCGATTTCGGATTTACCACTTTCGAACTAATATAAAGGGTCTTTCAAAGACTCAGAACTTTTAACTTACTACTTAGCACTTTAAAAAAATGGCATATTCAGATAAAGTAATTGATCACTACACTAACCCCCGCAATGTGGGCACTTTGGATAAAAGCAGCCACAAAGTAGGTACCGGCTTAGTTGGTGCACCCGAGTGCGGCGACGTTATGCGCCTGCAAATTCAGGTTGATGATAATAACGTTATCACCGACGCAAAATTTAAAACTTTTGGTTGCGGTTCGGCAATCGCTTCTTCATCTTTAGCTACCGAGTGGCTTAAAGGCAAAAGCATCGACGACGCGATGAAAATCGACAACATGGATATTGTAGAAGAGCTTGCTCTTCCTCCGGTAAAAATCCACTGCTCGGTATTAGCCGAAGACGCTATTAAAGCGGCCATCAACGATTACCGCGTTAAAAACGGCTTAGAGCCAATTGAAAGCGAAAAAGTACATCATTAATTGTTTGGTGAGTGGAGAGCAGAGAATGGTGAATGGTTAAAAATTCGCTATAACTACGCACAACTCACCTTTCACTATTCACCAACAACATGGTAACTGTAACTGATAAAGCAAAAAGCAAAATAGAACACCTGATGCAGGATGCAGGGCTTGATGCCTCGTATTTTCTGCGTGTATCTGTTCAGGGAGGTGGCTGCTCAGGTTTATCATACAACCTTGATTTTGATAACGAAGAGAAAAAAGGAGATCAGTTTTTTGAAGACCAGGGCGTTCGCATGGCGCTGGATATGAAATCGTTCCTTTACCTTGCCGGTACCGAACTTGATTTTTCTGATGGATTGAACGGCAAAGGTTTTAACTTCCACAACCCTAACGCCACCCGCACCTGCGGCTGCGGCGAAAGTTTTTCGGTATAATTTCAACCTTAAAATATCAAACAAGAGGCGCGATGAGCGCCTCTTGTTGTTTTTAGTAGTCTGCGGACGAAGTAATCTGCGCTAAGTTCACCCACAATTTGCCGCGGGTTTAGCGCAACGTAACCCGTGGTAAACCATCCTTTCAGTCTCTGACTGAAACTCCAAAACCTGAACACCTAAAACATATCCTCCACATTTACCCCATCCGGCACAACCTGCTCAACACTCCAATGTTCAGCAATTTGATGGTTAGCTATCCGGTATATCTCATAAAAAACAAAAACTTTCCCTAACCGATTAAACTGTGATTGTACCATTACAAAATCGCCCTCGGCTATAAACCGGTGTAGTTTTACACCCCTATCCGGCGTAGATAAATAAGGTAGCAGCCCCGAACCACGTACCTCTGCATTATGCTCAGTGTAATCCGCCGCAATAAAATGCTTAGCATCCAGGCCTTTAAGTATCGCATCATAAAAAGCTACTATCACCTTCTTGCTATCATCAGCAGAAGCTTTTTTGTCTGCTTCGGCAATACCATCGGTAGCGGTTATTTCTTTTCCGCTTTCATCGGGCAATGAGTCTATCGCATCCCAATGCTCGGTAAGCATACCATCTTTAAGTTTAAACAGATCAATCACCGCCATATGTTTCCCCATAAACTGAACATCCAGGTGGGTTACAACAAAATCCCGTTCCTGTATAACCCTTACAATTGGCGATTTAACATTTTCGGGCGGAGGTGGTAAGGTTTTCATATAGTTAATCATCTCGGTTAAACCTGCCCTCCCCTGCTTAACCATAGGGTTATGCTGTTTATAATCTTCAACTACAAATTCGGGGATCAGCTCTGTTTTGCGCTGACCTATTATCTGTTTATAAAATGATAATACCTTTTGTTTATTGCTGATGGTATCCATATCAATATTTGCTTTTGCGGATGGGCTAATGCATGCCAATAGGCAGCCGAAAGCCCATGCCGTTGTTTGAGTAATTTTCATTACCGTTTTAATAAGTTAATTAGAAATTTTAGGCTAATACAAAACACCACCGCGATTGCAGTATGTTACCGAACCTGCACCGCAGGCCGGGCCCTAAGCGACCCTTGTTTGATATGGAGAGATAGTAATTATGGAGTGAAGATAAGGAAAGTTTGACAATGTTAGACTTACGAAGTTTTAAAAACTTCGTAAGTCTGGTCGCGCATATTAAAACACCTTGATCACCTGCCCGGTTATCGCCCCCAAAACACTTTTAACATAGGCATTCACCACCCTATCCATAGCAACCGGTTCATGCCCCGGAAAATATTCAAAATATCCCGGCGAATCTTCAACCACACCCGGGCTTACCGCGTTGATCCTTATGCCGTTTTCCAATTCGATAGCGGCACCAATTACAAAAGAGTTCAATCCCCCGTTAATAGCACCAAGATTTACGCCATACACCACCGGATCTTCAGAAAGTATGCCAGAGGTAAGCGTAAACGAACCTTTGGCATTAATATAATGCTGACCAATCAGCACCAGGTTAACCTGCCCCAGAAACTTGCTTTCAATCCCCTTTTTAAAATCGGCAGGCGTAGTGCTACCTAACGGGCCGAAGTGCCCTGAACCGGTTGTGCTCACCAAAGCATCAAACGGACCCACTCGCTTGTAAAACGCCTCGATAGAATCGGGCGAAGTAATATCCAATTGAAAAGCGCCGCTTTTTGAACCGGCAGTAATGATTTCATGTTTGCCTTGCAGGGCTTCGGTAACTTTTTTACCTATGGTACCCGACGCCCCGATAATTATTATTTTCATGGTTATGTATTTTGGTACAAGGTAACAAGTATCGCAGTAATTCGATATCGCCTATCCTAAAAGCATTGTCATTATTACAAAATGATGTTAAGCGGTTTAATATATTTGTATTATAACCATATCATGAAGTTTATCTTTTTTTCAATTTGCCTTATCGCTATAACTTCGAACCTATCAGGGCAAAATAAAATGCGCAGTACTGGAGAGTTAACAGCCGATACCTCTGCGTGGCCACTTTTGCGACAGGAAATAACAGAAGCAAAAAACAAAGTAGAGATATTACCTGTGATTGCCGGGCAAAACAAAGAAGCTATATATCAAGCCCAGGTTACAACCCATTCTTTTATGGGAGCTGTAATTTATTTCACCGGCGGAATATTGATTGATAACGGCTGGATAAGAATACTTGGATCAGGGAGCGCTCGATTAAAAAGGAGTTTACCGGGCTTTAATAAAGGTAAGTCATTTAACGAATACGGCGAGCGGCCTCCTTTTTTATTGATAGCGGATGATGCTATAGGCGGTTTCTTTGCCATAAATGGAGGCGAATTTGGCCAGGATTTGGGCCAAATTTATTACCTCGCTCCTGACCGTCTCGCCTGGGAAGCACTTCACGTCACCTATCAACAGTTTTTAAGCTTTTGTTTTGCCGGCGACCTTACCAAATTTTATAATGGCTTAAGATGGATAACATGGCAGGAAGATCTCAAAAACCTTTCGGCCGACCAAGGCTTTAATTTCTATCCCTTTCTTTGGACAGAAGAAGGAAAAGATATCAATAAAGATTCGAGGAGCATGGTTCCTATTGAGGAACTATACATTTTTTTGACGGAAAACATGAAACAGCGTAAATAATAATCGGCGTTGGTTTTTGTTGTTAAATAACTAAGTTTGCTTACAATATCCAATTACAATCAATGACCAACAATCCCGAACTTTCAACCGTTCCGAGTTTTATTCGTAATACCGTTGCCAATACCCATCCCTTAGATCATACCTTTCTGCTGCACAAAGTTAAAGACGAGTGGGTGGAGATAAGCTATGGCGAGGTGTTAGAAAAGGTTGATGCTATTTCGGCCTGGTTTCTGCATATCGGCATTAAAAAAGGCGACAGGCTTTCGCTCATCATCGAAAACGGTCCGAATTATGTTTATTACGACCAGGCCCTGCAACAGATTGGTGCGGTTAATACCTCCATATACCCTACCCTTACCGAAAACGAGATAGAGTATATCCTGAACGATTCGGGCGCGCGAACCATCATTTGCGGCAACCCTTTCCTGTTCCGTAAAGTGCTGAAGGTAGCCAACAACTGCCCCGAACTGATCCGCCTGATCCCGGCCTTTGACGACTACGAAAAATTTAGCGATAAGGTAAACCTGAACGCCGGCGTAATCGGCTTTGACGAAGTAATTGAAGAAGGCCGCAAACTGTTTGAGCAATATCGCCAGGCGATTAACGCGGCACGTGAAGCCATTTTAACTACAGATACTTCCTGCCTCATCTATACATCAGGTACTACAGGCGTACCTAAAGGCGTGGTATTAACACACCATAACCTTACGCAAAACGCCATCAATAGCCTCATCCAGATTCCTTACGTTGAAAAAACGGAT
The sequence above is a segment of the Mucilaginibacter celer genome. Coding sequences within it:
- a CDS encoding DUF2625 domain-containing protein: MRSTGELTADTSAWPLLRQEITEAKNKVEILPVIAGQNKEAIYQAQVTTHSFMGAVIYFTGGILIDNGWIRILGSGSARLKRSLPGFNKGKSFNEYGERPPFLLIADDAIGGFFAINGGEFGQDLGQIYYLAPDRLAWEALHVTYQQFLSFCFAGDLTKFYNGLRWITWQEDLKNLSADQGFNFYPFLWTEEGKDINKDSRSMVPIEELYIFLTENMKQRK
- the tpiA gene encoding triose-phosphate isomerase — encoded protein: MRKKIVAGNWKMNLDYNEGLALFSEIINIVNDEITGTQQAVICSPFIHIHSLVQLAKGYNKVAVGAQNAHQAESGAYTGEISAKMIKSTGAAYVILGHSERRQYFGETNALLAQKTDTVLKHDLTPIFCIGETLQERETETHFDVIKTQLVEGIFHLNAEDFGKLVIAYEPVWAIGTGVTATSAQAQEIHEFIRKEIAAKYNQEVADATTILYGGSCNPKNAAELFAQGDIDGGLIGGASLKSRDFVDIVKTFN
- the iscU gene encoding Fe-S cluster assembly scaffold IscU; its protein translation is MAYSDKVIDHYTNPRNVGTLDKSSHKVGTGLVGAPECGDVMRLQIQVDDNNVITDAKFKTFGCGSAIASSSLATEWLKGKSIDDAMKIDNMDIVEELALPPVKIHCSVLAEDAIKAAINDYRVKNGLEPIESEKVHH
- the mce gene encoding methylmalonyl-CoA epimerase, with the translated sequence MNKVEHIGIAVNSVKQAGEIYSKLLNTPVYKTETVESEHVLTAFLQSGPNKIELLEALNDDSAIAKFITKKGEGIHHIAFDVDDIEAEMKRLKAEGFVLLNDEPKRGADNKLVCFVHPKSANGILIELCQEIV
- a CDS encoding IscS subfamily cysteine desulfurase codes for the protein MNIPIYLDNNATTPMDPRVLEAMIPYFTQKFGNAASRNHAFGWVAEEAVDYAREQVAKLIGASEKEIIFTSGATESDNLAIKGVFEMYKDKGNHIITAVTEHKAVLDACKHVEKMGGKVTYLAVKEDGLVDLAELEAAMTPETILVSIMYGNNEIGVIQPVKEIAAIAHKHGALFMTDATQAVGKIPVDVNADGIDLLALSAHKMYGPKGVGALYVRRKGPRVKVTAQMDGGGHERGMRSGTLNVPGIVGLGKACELCIAEMESEAKRLSALRDKLQSALTVLEESYVNGNVEHRLPHVANISFKYVEGEGLMMAMKDLAVSSGSACTSASLEPSYVLKSLGLSDDLAHSSIRFGLGRFTTEEEVDYAVEVTKKAVTHLRELSPLWEMFKEGIDLNSIEWAEH
- a CDS encoding type B 50S ribosomal protein L31, whose protein sequence is MKKDLHPSNYRLVVFKDMSNDYSFITKSCIDTRETVKWEDGNEYPLVKLEISHTSHPFYTGKMKLVDTAGRIDKFRSRYAKK
- a CDS encoding nuclear transport factor 2 family protein — protein: MKITQTTAWAFGCLLACISPSAKANIDMDTISNKQKVLSFYKQIIGQRKTELIPEFVVEDYKQHNPMVKQGRAGLTEMINYMKTLPPPPENVKSPIVRVIQERDFVVTHLDVQFMGKHMAVIDLFKLKDGMLTEHWDAIDSLPDESGKEITATDGIAEADKKASADDSKKVIVAFYDAILKGLDAKHFIAADYTEHNAEVRGSGLLPYLSTPDRGVKLHRFIAEGDFVMVQSQFNRLGKVFVFYEIYRIANHQIAEHWSVEQVVPDGVNVEDMF
- a CDS encoding putative sugar nucleotidyl transferase; this translates as MAIILFDDNAHQTLLPLTYTRPVADLRIGIMTIAEKWAKYLNSTYSFHTLDYLQAKFPVKIEADNIFINGAVCPDEGLLEAIDKLQTGQALKYNDQLIAVRLNATDAAAFDAGADFGDLVVYTNLFVAIKYPEDIFRKNDIELRKDFQLLTKGRTSASISPTNTIIGTDFFAEEGAVAECSTFNTHNGPIYLSANTQVWEGTNIRGAFAICEHSQVKMGAKIYGATTVGPYSRVGGEINNAIIWGYSSKGHEGYLGNSVLGEWCNIGADSNNSNLKNNYAEVKLWDYTTTRFRKTGLQFCGLIMADHAKCGINTMFNTGTVVGVGANVFGAGFPSNFVPDFSWGGAKGFEVYAFNKMLETTQRVFDRREHRTFNEVEQNLLKAVFEQTEEYRQLFM
- a CDS encoding HesB/IscA family protein yields the protein MVTVTDKAKSKIEHLMQDAGLDASYFLRVSVQGGGCSGLSYNLDFDNEEKKGDQFFEDQGVRMALDMKSFLYLAGTELDFSDGLNGKGFNFHNPNATRTCGCGESFSV
- a CDS encoding short chain dehydrogenase is translated as MKIIIIGASGTIGKKVTEALQGKHEIITAGSKSGAFQLDITSPDSIEAFYKRVGPFDALVSTTGSGHFGPLGSTTPADFKKGIESKFLGQVNLVLIGQHYINAKGSFTLTSGILSEDPVVYGVNLGAINGGLNSFVIGAAIELENGIRINAVSPGVVEDSPGYFEYFPGHEPVAMDRVVNAYVKSVLGAITGQVIKVF